One part of the Nymphaea colorata isolate Beijing-Zhang1983 chromosome 8, ASM883128v2, whole genome shotgun sequence genome encodes these proteins:
- the LOC116259535 gene encoding probable WRKY transcription factor 9, with product MSMNGREDRVTGIDLSVSTFQVEEGEEQADGQEGNGGGFEEEEDGEIKEIEEIEEGDDDEGTKPEDSSLKPSLCDDELSALKSEMGRMKEENKMLKMIVEQTMKEYYDLQLKYQSAQRSKAGTSDPTAQNLQDQISLSLVSSSTAYVSNKQERNVKDSPPAEVREAKLPSTAMDKSNELELSLNIQRRSGTERPADEKRKQEEESELKIWSPCSKNQKVDPVVLPSQIPPPQSRKARVSVRARCQGATMNDGCQWRKYGQKIAKGNPCPRAYYRCTVAPGCPVRKQVQRCLEDMSILITTYEGTHNHPLPVGATAMASTTAAATFMLLSGMNSTSTERPNLSSTFTYNPYVNSVLDNSGSSIIPSPKGIVLDLTKTPQPPSSSPSPPSSSFQFSSWLANKPSSSRTMGQGYQGGLRHDSSSSNAPTLGKLLNDQAGRNWPVGDQSVSDNVSAIASDPKFTAAIAAALSSYINQGGHLQSTNSSAQADAEGSTGKKWCELERKIGDCNFIVNLYVENFLRFTSMDLAVSSASGKNWKPPRRTSFCEMNMLAGNEEMTSQE from the exons ATGTCGATGAATGGGAGGGAAGACAGAGTAACCGGAATCGATCTTTCAGTAAGCACgtttcaagttgaagaaggagaagagcaAGCCGATGGACAAGAAGGGAATGGAGGAGGGttcgaggaagaagaagatggtgaaataaaagaaatcgaagaaattgaagaaggcGATGATGATGAAGGAACAAAACCAGAAGATTCTTCCTTGAAGCCAAGCTTGTGCGACGACGAG TTATCTGCTTTAAAGAGTGAAATGGGACGGATGAAGGAAGAGAACAAGATGCTGAAAATGATTGTGGAACAAACCATGAAAGAGTACTATGATCTCCAACTCAAGTACCAATCAGCGCAAAGATCCAAAGCGGGCACAAGCGACCCAACCGCACAAAATCTTCAA GATCAGATTTCTCTGTCTCTGGTATCAAGCTCCACGGCTTATGTGAGCAATAAACAAGAACGAAATGTGAAAGATTCGCCACCTGCGGAAGTCAGGGAAGCCAAGCTACCTTCCACTGCCATGGACAAGTCCAACGAGTTGGAGCTGTCTCTGAACATTCAGAGGCGCAGCGGAACCGAAAGGCCTGCGGACGAGAAGAGAAAACAGGAAGAAGAGAGTGAGCTGAAGATATGGAGCCCATGCAGCAAGAATCAGAAGGTCGACCCCGTTGTACTCCCGAGCCAGATACCTCCTCCTCAGTCGAGGAAAGCAAGGGTTTCGGTTCGAGCAAGATGCCAGGGAGCCACT ATGAATGATGGATGCCAATGGAGGAAATACGGGCAAAAAATTGCCAAAGGGAATCCGTGCCCAAGAGCTTATTATCGGTGTACAGTTGCACCAGGCTGCCCTGTTCGGAAACAG GTGCAGAGATGCTTGGAGGACATGTCGATTCTCATAACAACATATGAAGGAACTCACAACCATCCTCTTCCCGTTGGCGCAACCGCCATGGCCTCGACGACTGCAGCTGCAACTTTCATGCTTCTGTCAGGGATGAACTCCACAAGCACAGAGCGACCAAACCTTAGCAGCACATTTACGTACAACCCGTATGTGAACTCGGTTCTTGACAACAGTGGCAGCAGCATCATTCCTTCGCCTAAAGGGATAGTCCTAGACCTCACAAAAACCCCTCAGCCCCCATCATCATCGCCATCACCCCCTTCCTCTTCGTTTCAGTTCAGTTCTTGGTTAGCCAATAAACCTAGCAGTAGCAGGACAATGGGCCAGGGCTACCAAGGAGGGCTTAGGCATGATTCGAGCTCATCGAACGCACCAACATTAGGTAAATTACTGAATGATCAGGCTGGGAGAAACTGGCCTGTTGGGGATCAGTCCGTGTCGGATAATGTGAGTGCTATAGCTTCAGACCCCAAGTTTACTGCAGCCATTGCTGCTGCACTGAGTTCCTACATCAACCAAGGAGGCCACCTGCAAAGCACCAACTCGAGTGCCCAAGCAGATGCTGAAGGGTCCACTGGCAAGAAATG GTGTGAATTGGAGAGGAAGATTGGTGATTGCAACTTCATTGTGAACTT ATATGTAGAAAACTTCCTGAGATTCACGAGTATGGACTTGGCAGTCAGCAGCGCTAGTGGAAAAAATTGGAAACCTCCTAGGAGGACATCATTTTGTGAGATGAACATGCTTGCTGGAAATGAAGAGATGACCTCCCAGGAGTAG
- the LOC116259061 gene encoding beta-1,3-galactosyltransferase 7, with the protein MKGGRVGRGRTLMSKMAIFLLCVGCFALGMLFTNRVWIPTESGGTVISRRRQEQEINTKLGQDKDVMGEIHKTHEAVKSLDKTISTLQMELAATRGSQESGSDALPSSTKTSHNGAPSKKKAFVVIGINTAFSSRKRRDSVRETWMPQGDKLMQLEQEKGIVIRFMIGHSATANSILDRAIDSEDAEHHDFLRLEHVEGYHELSAKTKIFFSTAVATWDAEFFVKVDDDVHVNLGMLAATLARHRSKPRVYIGCMKSGPVLSQKNVKYHEPEYWKFGEEGNKYFRHATGQIYAISKDLATYISINQAILHKYANEDVSLGAWLIGLDIEQIDERNMCCGTPPDCEWKAQAGNVCIASFDWSCSGICKSVEKIKDVHTRCGEGDGAVWGALF; encoded by the exons ATGAAGGGCGGCCGAGTTGGGCGTGGGAGGACGTTGATGAGCAAGATGGCGATATTCCTCCTCTGCGTCGGTTGCTTCGCCCTCGGCATGCTTTTCACTAACAG GGTATGGATTCCTACTGAATCTGGCGGGACTGTTATCTCAAGGAGACGACAAGAACAAGAAATAAACACG AAGCTTGGTCAAGATAAAGATGTAATGGGCGAGATCCACAAGACACATGAAGCTGTAAA GTCCTTAGACAAAACAATATCTACATTACAAATGGAGCTGGCTGCTACTCGTGGTTCACAGGAATCTGGCTCTGATGCTTTGCCTTCGTCAACAAAAACTTCTCATAACGGTGCTCCTTCAAAAAAGAAAGCTTTTGTTGTCATTGGTATCAACACAGCTTTTAGCAGCAGAAAGCGAAGGGACTCTGTTAGAGAAACCTGGATGCCTCAAG GGGACAAGCTGATGCAGCTGGAGCAAGAGAAGGGCATTGTAATTCGATTTATGATTGGTCATAG TGCTACAGCCAACAGTATCTTGGATAGAGCCATAGATTCGGAAGATGCTGAACATCATGATTTCCTTAGACTG GAGCATGTTGAAGGATATCATGAGCTGTCAGCTAAAACAAAGATATTTTTCTCCACCGCCGTGGCTACATGGGATGCTGAATTCTTTGTCAAAGTGGATGATGATGTTCATGTCAATTTGG GCATGCTTGCTGCAACTCTTGCTCGGCATCGTTCGAAGCCTAGAGTCTACATAGGCTGCATGAAATCTGGACCGGTCCTTTCACAGAA AAATGTAAAATACCATGAACCAGAATACTGGAAATTTGGAGAGGAAGGAAATAAGTACTTCAGGCATGCAACTGGTCAGATTTATGCAATCTCTAAAGATCTGGCTACATATATTTCAATCAACCA GGCCATATTGCACAAGTATGCCAATGAAGATGTCTCTCTGGGTGCTTGGCTTATTGGGCTAGATATTGAGCAAATAGATGAGAGAAACATGTGCTGTGGAACTCCACCAG ATTGTGAGTGGAAGGCACAAGCTGGAAATGTGTGCATTGCCTCATTTGATTGGAGTTGCAGTGGCATTTGCAAATCAGTTGAGAAGATCAAAGATGTACACACACGATGTGGTGAAGGAGATGGGGCTGTCTGGGGTGCCCTTTTCTGA